The Actinomycetota bacterium nucleotide sequence GCTGGACGATGATGTTGCGGTCGCCCTGGCGGGAGATGTCCGGCTCGGCTACGCCCAGGCTGTTGACGCGGTCGCTGATGATGTCGACGGTCTTGTCCAGGGTGTCGCTTTTGACCTTGCCCTTGGCCGCGAGAACCACGGACAGGCCGCCGCGAAGGTCCAGGCCCAGCTTCGGACGCCAATTGAAAACGGTCAGGATCAGGACGCCGAACCCCGCCAGAAGGAGCACGAGCGCAAGCGAGATGACGTGGCGGCTGGTCTTCACCCCGCGTCCTCGATCTTTCTTGCCACCGATCCCCTGTCCACCTTTATGACCACGTTGTCGGCCACCTGAAGCGAAAGGGTGTCGTCGTCCACGCGCCGGATCGTGCCCACGATCCCGCCCGCGGCGACCACCCTGTCGCCCTGCTTGAGCTGGCTCATCAACGCCTGGTGCTGGCGGACCTGCCGCTGCCGGGGCCTGATCATCAGCAGGTACATGGCGCCGAAGATCACAAGGATGGGAAGAAAGCCGGCGATGGGGTTCTCCTGCTGCTTGCCCGCCCCCTGGGCGAGCAGCAGCGCGAGTTCTGTAGTCGTCATGGCGGCAACATCCTAGCCGACCCCGGCTGGACGTCCGGGAGGCGGCGCGGCCCGCCTTGGGGTCGGCTACGGTGGCCGCCGTGAGCCCCAACCGCCTGGCGGCCGAGACGTCGCCGTACCTGCTCCAGCACGCGAACAACCCCGTTGACTGGTACCCGTGGGGCGACGAGGCGTTCGAAGAGGCCCGCCGGCGCGACGTGCCGATCCTGCTGTCGATCGGGTACGCCGCCTGCCACTGGTGCCACGTGATGGAGCGCGAGTCCTTTGAGGACGCCGAAACGGCCCAGCTGATGAACGAGCTGTGCGTCAACGTGAAGGTGGACCGCGAGGAGCGTCCGGACGTCGACTCCCTTTACATGGACGCCGTCCAGGCGATGACCGGCCACGGCGGATGGCCGATGACCGTGTTCATGACGCCGGACGGCATCCCGATGATCGGCGGAACGTATTTCCCGCCCGAGGATCGTCACGGCATGCCCTCCTTCAGGACGGTTCTCCGCTACGTTGCCGATTTGTGGGTGAACAGGCGGCCGGACCTGCTCGCGCAGGGCAACGAGCTCATCCAGCGCATCTCGCAGTCGATCCCTGCCGCGTCGTCTGAGCCGCTGACCGACGCCCTGCTCTGGGGCGCCGCGCGTCAGGTGTCGTCCGTTCACGATTCCGAGTTCGGGGGATTCGGCAGGGCCCCCAAGTTTCCCCAGTCCCCCGTCCTGGAGTTCTGCCTGCGCGCGAGGGCCCGGGGGGCCGCGATGCGCGGGCTGCTGGACACGACCTTGCGCGCGATGGCCCTTGGCGGCATCTACGACCAGATAGGCGGCGGCTTCTCCCGCTACGCGGTGGACCGCCAGTGGCTGGTCCCTCACTTCGAGAAGATGCTCTACGACAACGCACAGCTGGCGCGCGTGTATCTGCACGCTTGGCAGACGCACGGCGACCAGTTGTACGGGCGCATCTGCGCGGAGACCCTCGACTACCTGCTGCGCGACATGCGCGACGACACAGGCGCTCTTCACGCAAGCGAGGACGCCGACTCGGAAGGCGAGGAGGGCAAGTTCTACGTCTGGAGCCACGAGGAGTTCATGGCTGTGGCTCCCGAAGCGGCCGGATGGTTCGGCGCCACCCCCGAAGGTAACTTCGAGGGGCACAACATCCTCACGGCCGGCGGTGACGACCCGCCGCTGGAGGCGCGGGCCAAGCTGCTGGAGGTCCGTTCGCGGCGCGTCCGGCCGGCCAAGGACGACAAGGTCCTGGCCTCCTGGAACGGACTGGCCATAGCCG carries:
- the yajC gene encoding preprotein translocase subunit YajC, translated to MTTTELALLLAQGAGKQQENPIAGFLPILVIFGAMYLLMIRPRQRQVRQHQALMSQLKQGDRVVAAGGIVGTIRRVDDDTLSLQVADNVVIKVDRGSVARKIEDAG
- a CDS encoding thioredoxin domain-containing protein, encoding MSPNRLAAETSPYLLQHANNPVDWYPWGDEAFEEARRRDVPILLSIGYAACHWCHVMERESFEDAETAQLMNELCVNVKVDREERPDVDSLYMDAVQAMTGHGGWPMTVFMTPDGIPMIGGTYFPPEDRHGMPSFRTVLRYVADLWVNRRPDLLAQGNELIQRISQSIPAASSEPLTDALLWGAARQVSSVHDSEFGGFGRAPKFPQSPVLEFCLRARARGAAMRGLLDTTLRAMALGGIYDQIGGGFSRYAVDRQWLVPHFEKMLYDNAQLARVYLHAWQTHGDQLYGRICAETLDYLLRDMRDDTGALHASEDADSEGEEGKFYVWSHEEFMAVAPEAAGWFGATPEGNFEGHNILTAGGDDPPLEARAKLLEVRSRRVRPAKDDKVLASWNGLAIAALSEAGAALDRPDFLVAARDAASFVLDGMRRDDGRLLHSYRAGKAHIPGLLEDYAYMADGLLALWEATFEPRWLHESQRLAREAIDLFADPRGGGFYAAAEGDDALVIRQKDVSESATPSPGAVLSLVLQRLAVLFDEPDLARPAVDALRVARIYMDRAPQAAATWLAALDFYLSTPKEVVLTGDLRSDAGRELARQVWTTYLPNAVIAGRPAVSPDHPILQKVALLKDRETQAPTAFVCERYVCKLPTSDPQELARQLTS